The genomic segment ACCGCGTGGGAAAATCGGCCCATGTACGCATTATTTGAAGAAGCCGGCAAATTCATGGCCGGACGCATCCTCTCCGAGGCCGAGGCCTCGGCTCAGGTGGAGCTCGACTCGGGCAAACGGGTCAAAGTCAAGGCGGCGCAAATGCTGCTCAAGTTTGAAAAACCAACACCCGCCAGCTTGCTGAGCGATGCCGCGGCTTTGAGCCAAACCATCGACCTGGAGCTGGCCTACGAATTCGCCTCCGACGAGGAATTTGGCTTTGCCGATCTGGCCAAAGACTATTTCAGCGACGGGGCCCACACGGTGCAGCAGGTCGCGGCATTGCTGCGCTTGCACGAGGCCCCGCATTATTTCCGCCGTGGCGGCAAGGGGCGTTTTCGCAAAGCGCCTGCCGAGATCGTGCAGCAGGCCTTGCTCGCCATTGAAAAGAAAAAGCAGGTTCAGGCGCAAATCGAAACTTGGTCGGCCGAGCTGATGGCGGGCGCCTGCCCTGCACCGATCCGGGAGCAGTTGTACAAAATCCTGTTTCGCCCCGACAAGAACACGCCCGAGTACAAAGCCGTGGTCGAGGCCAGCAAGGCCAGCCAGACGGCACCTTTGGATTTGCTGCAAAAGGCCGGGGCCATTGCCTCGGCTTGGGACTTCCATTGGCAGCGCTTTTTGTTCGACCTGTTTCCCAAAGGCACGGGTTTCCCGGCTTTGCAGGCTCCGGCCATCACCGACGAGTTGCCACTGGCCCCGGTGCAGGCTTTTTCGATCGACGATTCGCACACCACTGAAATTGACGACGCCTTGTCGCTGCAGGGCTTGGGCAGCGGCATGGTCACGGTGGGCATCCACATCGCGGCACCGGGCTTGGCCCTGACACCCGGCGGTGCGATCGATCAGTTGGGCCGTCAGCGCCTGTCCACGGTCTACATGCCGGGCTACAAGATCACCATGCTGCCCGACAGCGTGGTGCAGGCCTACACCTTGATCGAAGGGCGCGATTGCCCGGCCGTGTCTTTGTATGTGACCTTCAGCGAAGACACGCTGGAGGTGCAAAACACCGAAACCCGGCTGGAGCGGGTGCCGATCTTGGTCAATTTGCGACACGACCAACTGGACGAGCGCATCACCCAAGAATGGCTCGAAGGGGAGGACCTGAGCGACCATGCCGATGTGCCGGTCAGCCGGGCCACCTTGGGCTTTTTCTGGCGCTTGGCGCAAACCCTCAAAGCCCGGCGCGAAGTGGTGCGGGGCAAGCCTGAGAACTTCAACCGACCCGATTACAGTTTCAAACTCGAGCGTCCCCACAACGACAACCCGCCCACCGGCGAAGAAATGGTTCTGATTGGCACGCGCAAGCGCGGTGCGCCGCTCGACTTGATGGTGGCCGAGGCCATGATTTTGGCCAATAGCACCTGGGGCCAGTGGATGGCCAGCTTGGGCGTGCCGGGGATTTACCGCAGCCAGGCCAGCATGGCGCCGGGTGTCAAGGTGCGCATGGGCACCAAGGCGCTGCCGCATGCGGGTATTGGTGTGCCCAGTTATGCGTGGAGCACATCGCCCCTGCGCCGCTACACCGATTTGGTCAACCAGTGGCAAATCATTGCGTGCGCGCGCCATGGCGCCACTGCCGCCTTGGCTGCGCCCTTCAAGCCCAAAGACGCCGAGTTGTTCTCCATCATCAGTGGTTTCGATGCCGCCTACAGCGCCTACAACAGCGTGCAGTCCAGCATGGAGCGCTACTGGACCCTGCGCCATGTGCAGCAGCAAGGCATCGAGGAACTCGAGGCCAGCTTGGTCAAGGAAATGGGGGGTGGCGTTTGGCTGGTCAGAGCGGACGCCTTGCCTTTGATGTTCAGCGTCATGGGTGCGCAGGGCTTGATGCGGGGCGCGCGCGTGCGCGTGAAACTGGGCGCGCTGGATCTGATGGCGCTGGACGTGGTGGGCACGGTGGTGGCCCATCTGGATGCCCCTGAGGCGGCAGACGACCCGCAAGCCGATGATGCGGAAGAGGACGAAGCCATGGCGGCCGGCCCGCTCACCATCGCGGTCGATTTGAACGACAACACACACAGCGATGGCGCCTGAATGCGGTCAGGCTCGGATGCTCGGGCCGGTCTCTTGGCTCCAACTGGCGATTCACCGCCACACCCTGTGGTGGACTTTGGGGGTGTCCCTGGCGCTGCATGCGGCCCTGATGGCTTGGCGTTTTGCCGATCCGATCAGCTTCAATCGGGTTTTTGAAGACACCGCTTTGGAAGTGGTGCTTGTGAACGCCCGCAGCGACAAGGCACCCGAGCGGGCGCAAGCCATCGCCCAAGTGAATCTGGCGGGAGGCGGGCAAGGTGCAGCAGACACACGCGCCAGCTCCCCCTTGCCGCCTTCTGTCCTCGCCGAGTCGGGCACCGACATCGGGGCCATGCAGCGACAGATTGAAGCCCTGCAATTGCAGCAAAGGCGCTTGCTCACCCAGTTGCAGCAGGAGTTATCGGCCTTGACGCAAGACCCAGCCGGTGAAACGGCCCAAGCGCCCGAGCGTCTGGCCCGGCAAGAGCGCCAACGCCAGCTGACCCGGGAGCTGGCCCAGATCGAGCAAAAGGTGAACAGATCACAAGGCGGCCCTCGCAAGCGATTCATCAGCCCCGCCACGCGCGAAGCGGTGTACGCGCTGTATTACGACAAGTTGCGGCGAACCATTGAGACACGCGGCACGCTCAATTTTCCGCAAGTGGACGGGCAAAAACTCTATGGGCAGTTGACCATGGCGATCACCGTGGATGCCCGAGGACGTCTGGTGCAGACCGAGGTCGCGCGTACTTCGGGCCAGCCCCTGCTGGATCAGCGGGCGGTGGCGATTGTGCGCAGTGCCGCGCCTTTTGACGTGTTCAGCGCTAACATGCGGCGGCAGGCCGATCAGATTGTGGTGGTCACGCGTTTTCAGTTCTCCAAAGAGGGGACGCTGGACATGCGCATGTTGACGCCCGATGCCTCACCGCCTTGAGCGGTTGGGCAGATCCCTTGAAACCTGAAGACAAAGGATATTGATGCGTGCTTTTGGTCGTTGGTGTGGGCTGGTCGTGTTGGCGGGCTTGGGTTTGCAGCTGTTTTTTGCGCTGCGCATTGCCAGCATGGGCGTGCTGGCACCGGAATCCACCAGTTTTGAGCGCTCGCAAATTTGGCAAATCGTGACCCGGCAGGGGCGCTTGCCTTGGCGGCAGGATTGGGTGGATCGCCAAAGCATTTCCCCCAACTTGCAGCGAGCGGTGATCGCATCGGAAGACACGGTGTTTGCGCAGCATGGCGGGGTCTGGTGGGAGTCCCTGGAAAAGGCTTGGGAGAAAAATGCCAAGGCCAAAGCCTTGGCCGAGCAGCGCGCCCAGCGACGCCCCGACGCCAAGACCCCTGCGGTGAAAATTGTGGGCGGCTCGACCATCACCCAGCAACTGGCGAAGAACCTGTTTTTGTCCGGTGAGCGCACTTTGCTGCGCAAAGGCCAGGAGATGCTGATCACGTTGACGCTGGAAACCTTCTTGTCCAAACAACGCATTTTGGAGATTTACCTCAACAGTGTGGAGTGGGGTGAGGGCGTTTTTGGGGCCGAGGCTGCGGCGCAGCATTACTTCAGGAAAAGCGCCGACCGGCTGAACCCGTGGGAGGCTGCGCGCCTGGCCGTCATGCTGCCCCGGCCTCGGTATTTTGAGCAAAGGGCGCAATCGGCCTACTTGGCCAGCCGGGCCGAAACCATCATGGCCCGCATGGGCGACGTGGTGCTGCCGTGAGCACCTTGACCACGGCCGTCCCTCAAACGGTGCGCATCTTGGGCATTGACCCGGGTTTGCAAACCACAGGCTTCGGCGTGTTGGACATGACCGGTTCGCGCCTGCAGTACGTGGCCAGCGGGGTGATCGAGACGACGCGGGGTGACATGGGCAATTTGCCCGCCCGGCTGAAGGTGATTTACGACGGCGTTCGCGAAATCCATGCCCGTTACCAGCCCGATGTGGCCTCCGTCGAGATTGTTTTTGTGAACGTCAACCCGCAAGCGACCTTGCTGCTGGGGCAGGCGCGGGGCTGTTGTGTCACGGCTTTGGTGTCGTGCGACTTGCCGGTTGCCGAATACACCGCCTTGCAGATGAAGCAGTCGGTCACAGGGCACGGGCGGGCTGCCAAGTCGCAAGTTCAAGAAATGGTCAAACGCTTGCTGCAGTTGCCGGTGGTGCCGCGTCAGGATGCGGCAGACGCTTTGGGCATGGCGATCACCCATGCGCATGCCAGTCCGTCCATGAACAAACTGGCCGCTCAGGGGGTGCTCAACCGTAAAACCCACGGCATGTTCCGCAGCGGACGCAGCCATTGACCCGGGGCTTGCGCTGTATGGCCCATGCCTGCCTGAGATAATCCGCGCCATGGGTTCAGTCATTCAAAAGCCGACGCTGTGGCAGCGCATGGTGTATTTGCTCAGGGGTTTCGATGGCCCTTTGGCATTTGCCGTGTTCATGCTCGCCTGTGCCGGATTGCTGATCATGTTTTCATCGGGCTATGACCATGGCACCCGCTTTGTGGACCACGGCCGGAACATGCTGCTGGCCGGCTTCATCATGTTCGTGGTGGCCCAAATGCCGCCCCAAAAACTCATGGCCTGGGCCGTGCCCATCTACACCGTGGGGGTGATTTTGCTGGTGGCGGTGGCCATTTTTGGCATCACCAAAAAAGGGTCTCGGCGCTGGATCAATTTGGGGGTCGTGATTCAGCCCAGCGAAATTTTGAAGATTGCCTTGCCCTTGATGCTGGCAGCTTGGTTCCAAAAGCGCGAAGGCCAACTCAGGCCCTTTGACTTTGCGGTGGCCTTGTTGATCTTGGGTGTTCCGGTCGGGTTGATCATGAAGCAGCCGGACTTGGGCACCTCTTTGCTGGTGCTGGCCGCGGGTTTGGCGGTGATTTTCTTTGCTGGACTCAAGTGGCGCTGGATTTTGCCGCCGATGGTGTTGGGGGTCTTGGGCATCATGGTCCTGGTGATCATGGATCCGACCTTGTGTGCCGACGGCGTGGACTGGCGAGTGCTGCACGAGTACCAGCGCCAGCGCGTGTGCACCTTGCTGGATCCGGCGCGTGACCCATTGGGTAAGGGCTTTCACATCATCCAGGGCATGATCGCCATCGGCTCTGGCGGGGTATGGGGCAAAGGCTTCATGCAAGGCACGCAAACCCACCTTGAATTCATCCCTGAGCGCACCACCGACTTCATTTTTGCCGCCTATGGTGAAGAGTTTGGTTTTGTGGGCGGCTTGTTCCTGATTTTCTGGTTCTTTTTTCTGGTTTACCGGGCCTTGGTCATCGCCGCAGAGGCCCCGACGCTGTTCAGCCGGCTGCTGGCGGGCAGCATGGCCATGATTTTCTTCACTTATGCTTTTGTGAACATGGGCATGGTCAGCGGGATCTTGCCGGTGGTGGGGGTGCCTTTGCCCTTCATCAGCTACGGCGGTACGGCCATGGTCACCTTGGGCTTGGCTCTGGGAATCCTCATGTCAATAGCCAAAGCCAAACAACTGGTGCAATCATGAAACAACTGATACCGATCGCGATCGTGGGTGCCGGCAATATGGGCGGCGGCATGCTCATGCGGCTGCGCCAGCTCGGTTGGGCGCTGGGGGTGCACGACACTGACGCCCAAGCCCAACGCAAAGCCGTGTCGCTGGGGGCAATGGATTGTGGGTCTGCCCTGCAGGCGGCGCAACACTTGAGCGATGACGGTGTCTTGCTCGTGGCGGTGGTCGATGCCGCTCAAACAGAGGCGGTGCTCTGGGGTGAAAACGGTGCGGCCCCGGCTCTGAAGCCGGGTCAGACGGTGATGCTGTGCCCGACACTGGGGCCTGCCACGGTAGAAGGCCAGGCTGAACGGCTGGCGCTCCAAGGTGTTGATGTCATCGATGCCCCCATGTCTGGCGGACCTTTGCGCGCGCAGGACGGCAGCATGAGCCTGATGGTGGCGTGTTCGGACCCCGTTTGGCAGCGCAGCCAGGAACTGCTCCATGCGCTGAGCCAACGGGTGTTTCGTGTCGGGACCCGCGCCGGAGATGGCGCCCGCACCAAGCTCGTGAACAATTTGCTCGCAGCGGTGAATCTGGCCGGGGCCGCCGAGGCCATGGCGCTGGCCGAACGCTTGGGGCTGGACCCGGCAGGCACTTTGTCGGTGATCGAGGCCTCCAGTGGTCAGAGCTGGATCGGCTCGGATCGGATGCGCCGTGCATTGGTGGGTGATTTTGCGCCGCGTGCCCACGTCAGCTTGCTGGCCAAAGACACCGGGCTGGCTGTACAGGCCGCAGATGAAGTCGCCTTTGACCCGATTTTGGGGCGTTTGGCAAGGGATGCATTTGCACAAGCGGTGCAGCAAGGTTGGGCCGAGCTGGACGATGCGGCCTTGCTCCAACTCATGCGCCAGCGCTGAAGGCGGGCCAGGGATGGGGCAGGGGTCCTGGAGATGAGGGTTCAAGCGGACTTTGGGTCTCCGTCCGCTGCCGGCAAGGGTCTTGATCAGTGCCTACAATGCCTGCATGATTTCACGCGAACCCACCATCGAACGCTTGGCCACGGCCAAGTCCCTGCTGCTTGACCCGTTTGGTCTGAACGAAACGCATCTGAGCCAAGCGCTCAACGCCATCAAGGCCCACGCGGTCGATGACGCCGATCTGTATTTTCAATACACCCGCTCCGAAGGCTGGAGCTTGGAAGAGGGCATCGTCAAGACGGGCAGCTTCAGCATCGACCAGGGCGTGGGCGTGCGGGCGGTGTCGGGCGAGAAAACCGCTTTTGCCTACTCGGACGATATTTCCGAAGCCTCTTTGATGGACGCCGCCTTGACGGTACGCGCCATTGCCTCAGCGGCGCAAAACAAGCGCATCCAGGTGCCGGCGCGCAAGATTTCGGCCAGCCGCTCGCTCTACCCCGCGCTGGACCCCATGTCCACACTGGACAGCACGGCCAAAGTCAATTTGCTGGGCCGAGTCGAAAAACTCGCCCGCGCCAAGGATCCGCGTGTGGTACAGGTCATGGCCGGTTTGGCCACCGAATACGACGTGGTCATGGTCGCCCGCGCCGACGGCACACTGGCCGCTGATGTGCGCCCCTTGATCCGCCTGTCGGTCACGGTGATCGCCGAGCAAAACGGCCGCCGTGAAGTGGGCAGCGCGGGCGGTGGTGGCCGCTTCGGCCTGGCCTATTTTGACGACGCCATGGTCGAGAGCTATGTGCAAGAAGCGGTGTCGGCCGCGCTCATCAACCTCGAAGCTCGCCCTGCACCGGCGGGCGAGATGACGGTGGTGCTGGGCAATGGGTGGCCCGGCGTGTTGTTGCACGAAGCCGTGGGCCACGGCCTGGAGGGAGACTTCAACCGCAAGGGCTCGAGCGCTTTCAGCGGGCGCATTGGCCAACGTGTAGCGGCCAAAGGGGTCACCGTGCTTGACGACGGAACGATTGCCGACCGCCGGGGTTCACTGAATGTGGACGATGAAGGACACGCCAGTCAGAAGAATGTGCTGATCGAAGACGGCATCCTGCGCGGTTACATCCAGGATTCGATGAACGCCCGCCTGATGGGTGTCAAGCCCACAGGCAACGGCCGACGCGAAAGCTACGCCCATGTGCCCATGCCGCGCATGACCAATACCTACATGTTGGGTGGTGACAAGAGCGCTGAAGAAATTGTGGCCAGCATCAAGAAGGGCTTGTATGCCACCAATTTTGCGGGCGGGCAGGTGGACATCACCAGCGGCAAGTTTGTCTTCTCTGCCAGCCAGGCTTACTGGGTCGAAAACGGCAAAATCCAATACCCCGTCAAGGGCGCCACCCTGATCGGCAGCGGACCTGAGTCGCTCAAAAAGATCAGCATGATCGGCAACGACATGAAGCTGGACTCGGGTGTGGGCACTTGCGGCAAGGAAGGCCAGAGCGTGCCGGTGGGCGTGGGTCAGCCGACCTTGCGCATCGATGGCCTGACCGTTGGGGGCACGGCCTGAAGCACACAAAAGCCCTCCGGGTTTGTCCCCGGATCGGCCTGTCAGGAACGGTCATTCACCTGTGATACATTGAACCCATGTCTTTGCGCTTTGCTTTTTACTTTTTTTATTTTGGATTCTCAGTCCCCGGCGGACGAGAGGCGAGCGCATAAGCACCCGAACATCTCGACACACACCGCCGGAGCCCCAAAGCCCGGCGGTTTTTTTTGACCTGTTTTTTCAATCTGAGGAGTCCACGATGAACGCCAAAACCGCAGCCCCCGAGAGTTGGTATCCGAATGCCGCCGACCGCACCGGCCAGACCGACGACGAACGCATCAAGGACATCACCGTGCTCCCGCCCCCGGAGCATTTGATCCGCTTTTTCCCGATTGCCGGAACGGCCACGGAAACCCTGATTTCCCAAACTCGCCAATCCATCGCCAAGATCGTGCACGGCCAAGACGACCGCCTGCTGGTCATCATCGGCCCATGCTCGATCCACGACCCGGCCGCCGCCCTGGACTATGCCCGCCGTTTGAAGCCCTTGCGGGACAAGTACGCCGACACCCTCGAGATCGTGATGCGCGTGTATTTTGAAAAGCCCCGCACCACCGTGGGCTGGAAGGGTCTGATCAACGACCCCTACCTGGACGAGAGTTACCGCATTGACGAAGGCCTGCGCATCGCACGCCAGCTGCTGATCGAGATCAACCGCCAAGGCCTGCCCGCAGGCAGTGAGTTCCTGGATGTGATCTCGCCGCAGTACATCGGCGACCTGATCAGCTGGGGCGCCATCGGTGCGCGCACGACCGAGAGCCAGGTGCACCGCGAGCTGGCTTCGGGCCTGTCGGCCCCCATCGGCTTCAAGAACGGCACCGATGGCAACATCAAGATCGCGACCGATGCGATCCAGGCGGCCGCCCGTGGCCACCACTTTTTGTCCGTCCACAAAAACGGTCAGGTCGCCATCGTGCAGACCCAGGGCAACCAAGATTGCCACGTGATCTTGCGCGGCGGCAAAGCGCCCAATTACGACGCCGAGAGCGTGGCTGCGGCGTGCAAGGAACTCGAAGCTGCCAAACTGCCCGCCACCTTGATGGTCGACTGCAGCCACGCCAACAGCAGCAAAAAGCACGAGCGCCAAATCGATGTGGCCAAAGACATCGCGGCGCAAATCAGCGGCGGCTCACGCCAGGTCTTCGGCGTCATGGTCGAAAGCCACTTGAAAGACGGTGCCCAGAAGTTCACGCCAGGACAGCACGATGTGGCGAACTTGACCTACGGCCAGAGCATCACCGACGCCTGCATCGGCTGGGACGACAGCGAAGGCGTGTTGCAGGTGTTGTCGGATGCGGTGAAGGCAAGACGCGCGGGATGATGGCGGGCGCGGCCCTTCCTTTGTGGTCGTTCACCCCTGCTAGCCAATGCTTGAATGACCCCTGCCAGCATGCGCAAGCAGGGGCCCCGCTTCCAATCAAGGGCTAGCTGTCAGCGACTTGCCAAGGCTGCCAGCAGCTTGGCATGGATCCCGCCAAAGCCCCCATTGCTCATGCACAGCAGGTGATCGCCGGGTTGGACTTGGGCCAGCACCTGTGCGATCATCTCGTCGATGTTGGCGCCCACCTGCGCCTTG from the Limnohabitans sp. 2KL-27 genome contains:
- a CDS encoding NAD(P)-dependent oxidoreductase, which gives rise to MKQLIPIAIVGAGNMGGGMLMRLRQLGWALGVHDTDAQAQRKAVSLGAMDCGSALQAAQHLSDDGVLLVAVVDAAQTEAVLWGENGAAPALKPGQTVMLCPTLGPATVEGQAERLALQGVDVIDAPMSGGPLRAQDGSMSLMVACSDPVWQRSQELLHALSQRVFRVGTRAGDGARTKLVNNLLAAVNLAGAAEAMALAERLGLDPAGTLSVIEASSGQSWIGSDRMRRALVGDFAPRAHVSLLAKDTGLAVQAADEVAFDPILGRLARDAFAQAVQQGWAELDDAALLQLMRQR
- the ruvC gene encoding crossover junction endodeoxyribonuclease RuvC, with the protein product MRILGIDPGLQTTGFGVLDMTGSRLQYVASGVIETTRGDMGNLPARLKVIYDGVREIHARYQPDVASVEIVFVNVNPQATLLLGQARGCCVTALVSCDLPVAEYTALQMKQSVTGHGRAAKSQVQEMVKRLLQLPVVPRQDAADALGMAITHAHASPSMNKLAAQGVLNRKTHGMFRSGRSH
- a CDS encoding energy transducer TonB encodes the protein MAPECGQARMLGPVSWLQLAIHRHTLWWTLGVSLALHAALMAWRFADPISFNRVFEDTALEVVLVNARSDKAPERAQAIAQVNLAGGGQGAADTRASSPLPPSVLAESGTDIGAMQRQIEALQLQQRRLLTQLQQELSALTQDPAGETAQAPERLARQERQRQLTRELAQIEQKVNRSQGGPRKRFISPATREAVYALYYDKLRRTIETRGTLNFPQVDGQKLYGQLTMAITVDARGRLVQTEVARTSGQPLLDQRAVAIVRSAAPFDVFSANMRRQADQIVVVTRFQFSKEGTLDMRMLTPDASPP
- the mtgA gene encoding monofunctional biosynthetic peptidoglycan transglycosylase produces the protein MRAFGRWCGLVVLAGLGLQLFFALRIASMGVLAPESTSFERSQIWQIVTRQGRLPWRQDWVDRQSISPNLQRAVIASEDTVFAQHGGVWWESLEKAWEKNAKAKALAEQRAQRRPDAKTPAVKIVGGSTITQQLAKNLFLSGERTLLRKGQEMLITLTLETFLSKQRILEIYLNSVEWGEGVFGAEAAAQHYFRKSADRLNPWEAARLAVMLPRPRYFEQRAQSAYLASRAETIMARMGDVVLP
- a CDS encoding 3-deoxy-7-phosphoheptulonate synthase is translated as MNAKTAAPESWYPNAADRTGQTDDERIKDITVLPPPEHLIRFFPIAGTATETLISQTRQSIAKIVHGQDDRLLVIIGPCSIHDPAAALDYARRLKPLRDKYADTLEIVMRVYFEKPRTTVGWKGLINDPYLDESYRIDEGLRIARQLLIEINRQGLPAGSEFLDVISPQYIGDLISWGAIGARTTESQVHRELASGLSAPIGFKNGTDGNIKIATDAIQAAARGHHFLSVHKNGQVAIVQTQGNQDCHVILRGGKAPNYDAESVAAACKELEAAKLPATLMVDCSHANSSKKHERQIDVAKDIAAQISGGSRQVFGVMVESHLKDGAQKFTPGQHDVANLTYGQSITDACIGWDDSEGVLQVLSDAVKARRAG
- the tldD gene encoding metalloprotease TldD, encoding MISREPTIERLATAKSLLLDPFGLNETHLSQALNAIKAHAVDDADLYFQYTRSEGWSLEEGIVKTGSFSIDQGVGVRAVSGEKTAFAYSDDISEASLMDAALTVRAIASAAQNKRIQVPARKISASRSLYPALDPMSTLDSTAKVNLLGRVEKLARAKDPRVVQVMAGLATEYDVVMVARADGTLAADVRPLIRLSVTVIAEQNGRREVGSAGGGGRFGLAYFDDAMVESYVQEAVSAALINLEARPAPAGEMTVVLGNGWPGVLLHEAVGHGLEGDFNRKGSSAFSGRIGQRVAAKGVTVLDDGTIADRRGSLNVDDEGHASQKNVLIEDGILRGYIQDSMNARLMGVKPTGNGRRESYAHVPMPRMTNTYMLGGDKSAEEIVASIKKGLYATNFAGGQVDITSGKFVFSASQAYWVENGKIQYPVKGATLIGSGPESLKKISMIGNDMKLDSGVGTCGKEGQSVPVGVGQPTLRIDGLTVGGTA
- the rodA gene encoding rod shape-determining protein RodA — encoded protein: MGSVIQKPTLWQRMVYLLRGFDGPLAFAVFMLACAGLLIMFSSGYDHGTRFVDHGRNMLLAGFIMFVVAQMPPQKLMAWAVPIYTVGVILLVAVAIFGITKKGSRRWINLGVVIQPSEILKIALPLMLAAWFQKREGQLRPFDFAVALLILGVPVGLIMKQPDLGTSLLVLAAGLAVIFFAGLKWRWILPPMVLGVLGIMVLVIMDPTLCADGVDWRVLHEYQRQRVCTLLDPARDPLGKGFHIIQGMIAIGSGGVWGKGFMQGTQTHLEFIPERTTDFIFAAYGEEFGFVGGLFLIFWFFFLVYRALVIAAEAPTLFSRLLAGSMAMIFFTYAFVNMGMVSGILPVVGVPLPFISYGGTAMVTLGLALGILMSIAKAKQLVQS
- a CDS encoding ribonuclease catalytic domain-containing protein, which produces MYALFEEAGKFMAGRILSEAEASAQVELDSGKRVKVKAAQMLLKFEKPTPASLLSDAAALSQTIDLELAYEFASDEEFGFADLAKDYFSDGAHTVQQVAALLRLHEAPHYFRRGGKGRFRKAPAEIVQQALLAIEKKKQVQAQIETWSAELMAGACPAPIREQLYKILFRPDKNTPEYKAVVEASKASQTAPLDLLQKAGAIASAWDFHWQRFLFDLFPKGTGFPALQAPAITDELPLAPVQAFSIDDSHTTEIDDALSLQGLGSGMVTVGIHIAAPGLALTPGGAIDQLGRQRLSTVYMPGYKITMLPDSVVQAYTLIEGRDCPAVSLYVTFSEDTLEVQNTETRLERVPILVNLRHDQLDERITQEWLEGEDLSDHADVPVSRATLGFFWRLAQTLKARREVVRGKPENFNRPDYSFKLERPHNDNPPTGEEMVLIGTRKRGAPLDLMVAEAMILANSTWGQWMASLGVPGIYRSQASMAPGVKVRMGTKALPHAGIGVPSYAWSTSPLRRYTDLVNQWQIIACARHGATAALAAPFKPKDAELFSIISGFDAAYSAYNSVQSSMERYWTLRHVQQQGIEELEASLVKEMGGGVWLVRADALPLMFSVMGAQGLMRGARVRVKLGALDLMALDVVGTVVAHLDAPEAADDPQADDAEEDEAMAAGPLTIAVDLNDNTHSDGA